TCTGCCGAATATTCTTCTGTGCCTATGCCAGTGACTGATGTTTCCTTTCAACACTATGGTCTGAACAATCAAACATCTCTCAGAAACTTGATGGTTAACAAACTAGAGGGAATAAGATTTTCCAACGATcatcagcagcagcagcagccaTACACCAATGCATGCGAAATTCCCTCCCTGCCAAACCAGGTTTTCCCAACCATGGTAAATCATGTGGCCGTGGTGAGTGATGAAAACAACAGCGTCACTTATCAGCCATCAAATGTATTTCAAGGGTTTGAAAACTTCCCCAGTGATTTTTGTGAACTGGTCTGCGTGAACTCGCAACAAATGGATCGGTCAATGGAGAGTTTTAACTACGGAATGGAATCCATGGACGTCATGAGCAATGGTGGTAGCACCAACACAACTTCAACAGAAAGCACTAGTTGGGGTGACATGAGCTCTTTGGTTTACTCACCTTTGGTCTCTGACTATGAAGGTTGCCGACAAGGAAATCCTCGAGATGTTGTAGCTTTCGAAGAGTGCAAGTACTTTGGAATGCCGATGCAATAACAGCTCTGAATACGAGGTGGCATACATGTAAACTTGTACCGCTAAAAAAAACTGGTATTGGCCAAAACCCTAATGAGTTCACTTTAATTCCCTTACATAATTTGTTGGTTTCGTAGCTTCTTGTTTCATTGAAACTGTTTCGAACATCGTCCACATGTTTATACATATTGAGAGAAACTCTTTTGTTTAGGATTTCTTTTCTATATATCTATAACCTTATGTATATGGATGCTACAGAAGGAAAGAATCTTAGTAATAGTGCGAGACCCTTGAATTCCTAATGTGTCAGTTTTCTACTGCACCTGGATCAAGTGCAGTGTTTGGATACGTGCATATGTTTTATACCAGTAGATGCagtttaattatgattttatttatggTAATGTACTTGAATTGAACAATGAGGGACCAAAATCTCAGTTTCTATTGATTGATTTGTATTTTTCGCAAAGTTCATTTGAAAGGCAAAGCAAAAAGCTGTGGGAAGTTTGAAAGGTGCATAACATTTTGGCTGTGAGTTTCTTAGCTTTAGCAACGGAGGCATCAATTATCTGTCTGCATTCTTTTATAGTTTTCTTCATGTCTGGTATTTAGTTGGCGTACATCTCATGTGAGTCCAACTAGAAACTATACAGCATTAAGCCTCGTTGTCCCTCAACTTGGATGCCTCGTATAGATTTCACCTGACAATAACAACACATAAATTACTCGCAACTAAAACTAGGCACACGTACCAACTATCCCTTTTCTCTTCCTCTTTATTCATTCAAAATGAAAAAGGCTTCTATCATAACATATATCTTGTTCTAGCCCTTTCTTCTGCACCAAAATGTCTTCTATCATAACATTTATACGCATAAACCAATTATTGTTTTTGAAATGAACTACCAAACAGTGAAATATAATCAATATCCACTAAAACTCGAAAGTTTTCCATCAAAATCAATGGCCTTAcgtaacattaaaaaaatacaagggATACGAAGAGAACTTTCCAGTTTTGACAGTACTGTACAGTTCTAATAtgagaaaaacaattttaagaaTCATGGTTAACTTGGCCTCAGAACCAGTGCATTTTTCAGCCTTATGGTGCAATATTTTTCTGGCTTCGATTTAGAAAAGTCGTTCCTCACAATTTGTTTAATCATAGTCTTAATTTCGTGAGTGAGTTAAAAAGATACAAGTTTGGACAATGAAGTATTTATCTTATTTGTTAATTATTAAGTTTTTTATGATGTTGATTAGTcagttttaatgaaattttttcaTCAAGTCATTTCTTTCGTATATGTAAACATTAACTTAGAGATTTTACTAAGAgcatttaattttgaaatggaTATGTGGATTTGTTAGAGTTGATAACATAATTGTCAATCATTATTTGCGCACCACCAAATCTTTAAGCCTTTTTTAGtccttttcttatttttgtcaTTGATAGTGGCAAAGTTGTTCTCGTTGATGTGATCCTCCATTCATGGTTTATTCGCCTCAACATAATGAAGATCCATTTTCCGAAGTGTCAATGATGCCGTAAAACCTTTTGTTTGGCTCACTTCGTTTCTTGGGTGATTTAGCAAAAGGTTGTTTTGGCTTGTAACTCATTAGAGAAGCTTATTTAACTTATCTGATTCTGAGTTCTCAAATTTTAACTAAAGAAGTTTTGacaaaaaaacttaaatatatttttttataagtaattaagtaattattaattaattacatCGGTTATTAATAACTATTCTTCAAATTAATTGAGCGTGAGAGATTTTGTTgaacaaatatttatatttagtttgTTGATGATTAATTACTTGTAATTtcactaaattgaatattgttgCACTCTTTCATcattaattcaaaataattccATTTtagagtttcttttcttttttaagcTGTGTGCCTCCTTATATTTATGAACAATGCAACATCTTTGTACAACATCCAAAATTTGGAATTTAATTAGTTAATGGTTATTTTAGAATAGAACCGACTggtacatatttttttatttttttatcaacaataaaaattaataaatataaagtataaaaattaataaatatggtCTTACTCCGTTTGAAGGTTTTTGTTCTTACTTAGTTAAAAACTTGGTCTTGGTTAATTAGGAAGATCTCTTAAATGTTTCagttaattcatttttttattatcaataaaaaaagaataaaaatactaaatatagtttaatatttaaaattaataaatttgtaattaatttatacacatagaaatgatttttttagtccTTTTCTTAACACTCTCTATATaaatgttgttttatttttaatacaattcgatatattatttttttcataattttagcTTTATtaagagaaaacaaaaattattaattttattttttattacctGAAAAATAGATCAAgttattattataaagaaaTTTGAGTGTTGAAGACTCATGAATAACTATGACAAAGTGGGAAATGGCTTCTCTTGGTCTCATCGTGAGTAGTTTTTATAAGACTTTTATTTGACTCGTAATACATGACACCTAATTGGTAATGGTAAAATAAAGAATCAATTTCATGAAATTCACAACTTGACACATCTGTACATGTACTATTAAACATGACTTTTTTTCACTATTTGATTGAGATTATTCATTTCTTCCAAAGTGAGGATTTAAAGCTAGCGAACCAAATCTAAGAAACCAATATTAGATAGTGACATTGATTTTGGATCATCTCTTAAAACAACTAATATTTTCTTTGCCGGTTTAGGTGAATTCCGtaattaaataacaaatttaaCGTGGATTTCTTCAGAATTATTTAATGTGAGATAATATCATTATAATAAAAGAGCCATTGCGACACATTATTAACAATTTCTTCAAACATCATCTGTTAACATCTTCTGttaattatgttaaattataaaattatgaaaaaaattcgTTAAATAAAACATGAAGTTCAAATTGCATTAAgtcttaatttactttttttaagaattcgactaatttttaatatatattttttctcagtaataaataaaataaaatgaaatacttCAGAGATATTCAAACCCTTATACGAAATGTTAAAACTATCTTACCTAACATGTCAAGATCCATAAACAAACGTACACGCAAAACCTTTCAATCTTTGAACCACACAATACACACAAACTACACAAATGGAGAGAAAATACAAACCTCGAAAACACCAAACCGAACAAACCAGCAACACCGCATACACACCTAACAAAAGCCTATCAAGTCATTCCACCCAAAAGAAACAAAGTAAAACAATACAAGGGAAAGaaacatcaaacttcaatccttcAAAACCCAAGAGTCATATGAAGAACCTGCAACACCTACCAAACTCCATTATTAGCCAAAGACCGACGTTAGTAGCATCCAACTCgaaaacaaaaagataaaatataaaccaCAAGAAAGACCTTACCTACTGAACCCTGAGACACTTATAcccatcactacaagaaaatcatcaaatagaaaccaatttttagagaccaaaataattagttacgataggaactaaaatagagaccattttagaaactaaaaaaaaattggtttctaaattagtttctattattttctattattgttaaatagtttctaaattgatatctaattagcaactaaggttttagataccaattatttagtttctaaatttagtctctaaaatcttggttgctaattagataccaatttagaaattatttaacaataatagaaaataatagaaactaatatagaaaccaaatttctttttagtttctaaaatggtctctaatttagttactattgcaactaattattttggtttctagaaattggtttctatttcatgattttcttgtagtgcataGAGACTCTCAACTTCATCCTTACTTTTTAATTGACTTCAAACAAACTAATGGGTCTAAACACTGATTATCCAAAAGTATATATAAGACctcaatttaattatatattatttacacTTCCActtaaacatatataattattaaattcaatattattattagttattatgactttttttttattgttgtgaaataaaaatataattcttaAAGGATATTAATATTTGAATGATTGTTTCCCAGCTCATAAGGAGTTGTTGCAACATGCAACTCGAAGGAAGTTACCAGCTTTCAATGTTGACTTTCCTCCTCAATTCGTTTGGTATGAAAAGCTTCTGGAGAATTTTTTAAcgtttaattattgattttgcTTTTCCAACATAATCTTAAGAAGTGATTTGATATTGATAGTTGATTTGTCAACATTAGAAAACTTCAACTGCAGCTTATCTAACTTTCAAACCCcctgttaaaatatttttttcctttcaaaacattaaataatcatacttaaacataaacattatttgacaacaagttaaaaaaatactaataaaatattttaaatctatCAATCTTCGAACCGATTTTTATGTCAACTTTCTTTTATTCCACTAACTtgcttttaaattaattatgtgtCGAGTATTTcgtttttgtatatatttatttatataggcATTGGTTTACCCATCACTAAAAAACATGCATTCATTACAAGCTTGACTTTAAACTAATCTAAAGttagaaagtttaaatttaTATGGTACACAAAAGTAAAATCACAAAAATAGTGTGGCTAATTTTTTTCgctaatattaaaaatttaagaaagaaaTAAGTAGTGATAATAATTATTATCgatataaagaaaaattataccaaactctaaatttatatatggctttaaaattaatattttttcattttaattattagttaaaaaacttcaatgatttttttttatatctttactTGTTGCAGAATACATATGTTACGTTTGTGCACTATACCATATTAAGATCAGCTTTTAAGTAATTACAATATTCATCAATAAGTATATAGTGTAGAATAAActttaatgattattttatttatttatttttacttgttGCAGAATAcatattaaaaatgataatacaTATGTTACGCATATTAAGATCAGCTTTTAAGTAATTACAATATTCATCAATAAGTTAAGTATATAGTGTAGAatccaacaaaaaaaatagttgttgtaagtatcaaaattattattgtatACAGCACCAATTACTTATAATGATTAGGAAGACTCGATTTTGGTGAGTATCCAACATTACTCTAAAGCtcgaaaaaaataataataattgttataAGAATATGAGTTATTGGTTCAATAATATTATCACTATTATGTAAATGCTAGATGATATCACTTATTGTATTGACAGTCTAAgaattttgatgataacaaaacaTTATaagttgttatatatatataaccaatCTAACTCATGTACAACATAAAAGAAATGATACACCATATCATACATGAGACACAACACTACAAGAATTATATAGGTACAAAGAGGCGATGAACTCAAATGACAAACGAAATAAGCATTAAAAGAACACTTCAAAAGGTCACATCAAATGAACAATGTGCTTCTGAGATTACaagataataaaaatacaaagtGTACTAGacaataaacatataaaaaattattcatggTTAGCAAGACAACAAACGAGTGGCTGGCGAAGAGTTAAATGAATCACTAAAGGAATCTACAAAAAGAAGTAGACAAAGTCACAAAGAACGCAATGGATCGAGCGTCATACTCAAGAGTTAGACAAAGTCTAAACACAAAGTGCTCAGAGGCAAATGCATTAGATGTTGTTGTTGCTATGCTATATTCAAGAAAGCATGAGCTTTACACTGGCTAGACGTTGATCAAATAAATGCAATAGACGAAGACCTTGCGCTAGATGAACAAGTGTCAAGGAAGTTTCCATACTTAATCCTTTCACTTTTCAATGTGCTATTCAAATTTTCTAAACGTGTTTTGATTATGTTGTGTCATACAAATCATATTTATCAAAATacaatgttttaattaaaaccttagaatgttttcaaataaatttgaaCAAATATATCTTGTGTCTACTATGTCcaatatattgaaaatattatgaGTTTAATTAATATATCTATGCAAAAgatattttgtaaaaacaaaTCTATACTTAATAGAGATTTAAATGTGTTTGAAAATGTTTTGTGGAATATATTCAAGAGAAATTATGATTGATAATGAAAGAGACTTAGTATGAAAAATTAACTTGAATATATTGATAATTCATTTTATATTCTAAGATAGTTATTCAATGATATATTTGCTCCGAGATATTGAAGATATTAAATCACTAATAATCACAAAGGTTTCCTAATATGCTTTTAGGAACCATCAAGACGTAGAGGAGGAAGAATTTACTTATCAAACATCCAACAAGAAAAATGAAGTTATTGCAGACCACAATTCGTTGAAGTCATTGATGACATTCAAGCCACAAGaataaagaaattaagaaaacatgTAACGCAAAGCAAATACTTCCATACTCAGCGTTTATGAAAATTATAGTGAAAGCATCTGTGACAAAGATATGATTAGAATTCAAGTCACAAAGTTGTAAAGGAATAATGTTCACATCAAAAGTTCATAaagaaaacaattcaaattatttCAAATGATCACAGatgcaaaaaaatataattgatcaTGAAGGAGAAGTTATTATATTCAACGTCCAAcgtgatgaagatgatgaactACGAGTAGAAATGAAGGATAACCAAGATATTACATTATTAATGATTCAATGTTCACATTGGGACTACAAGAAGAAACAAATCAACTTCATTTAAAGTCCAAGACACAAAAGAATCAATCAAAAGCAAAGAATTTCTTATCTAGCGTCTAATGACTATGTGAACAAAGAGATGAACGAAAGCTTCAACGGTCACTCTGAAATTCTATATAAAGACattgaagatgaagaacacAATAACGAAACATACAAGCATTCAAAGATCATTACAAACGACTTAACTCTCATTGTATTAGTGATTTGGGAGAATATTTCATATCTGCTATTTATTACACTCATAGTTTAAGGCAGTCAACCTTGTATTGTAAATCCTTCACCGTGTGAAGATTACCTTGTGAGTTTTCATTGTTTACTCTCTCATCTCCCGTGTTTTTCTCACTTGTTGAGAGATCTTAGTCTCAAGGAATATTAAGACTTGCTACCTGAAAAGGTGTGGAATACTTGTGTACTTCTCAAAAGGGTGAGGAAGTGATTTAAAACTTCTCAAATGTATTAAAACAAGtaatactatttattttttaaaataaaaaagtataaatatatataaaagaattaaaaaattatcatatcTTTCACATGTGAACCAAACAAGAGTTACCTATCTATTATATACCTTTTCTTCTAAAATCATTCCCCTCCGTTAACATCTCCCTATCCATTGAACAAACCCTAACAAAGCATGATGTAACTTAGTAGACCTAGTTGTCGCTTTAGCCAATACTTATCCATGGACAAAAACGTACCGTCTTTACCGACGAATCTCCATTCTATCCATTATCTCCAACACCCCATTAATTCACTCCAAACACAAAATTCTTACGCACATCTTTACTTATCCTTTCGCCACACCATGCACATACCCCAACTCTTACTTCTACCACTACAACAATATACATATTTCACTCCTTAAActatttcatattttgaacATTCCAAACCAACAGCAAGAAgacaaatgaataaaaaaaggaGATGGCTATACCATTTATATTGCAGAATATAAATGAAATATTGAACGACTCGAGcattcaaattaatttattctaTATACGCGTCCTATCCGCACGCAAGCAGCTGGtataaaataactatataaTATATGTGAAAATTGATTATAAACatggatatatatataaattaggtTTGAATTTTGGTTAAAGAAACGTACAAAAATAAGACTACCGAAAGTTTACGATGTGTGTTGACAGATGAAGGACATTGTAATTCAGAAATGGAAGCGGGTTGGGTAGGAAGTGccaacaagaagaaaaaaaaaacaatgtggAGTGAACAATAATGGTTTCCCCACCAACTTGCTCAATACAATCGCTTTTGTGAATATTCAATTGAAAGGTTCATGAAGTGGGTAGGAACTCAGAGCATAATCCCTTGACGAGAGCAACCATTTGGGAAACAGATTCAGAGCATACCAACAAAGCTTTTGAGGTTTTTTTTCTTCGTATTATTGAAATTAAGATATGGTTTTAAACTTAGAAGGCACACATCAATTCTCTGAATGCCATGCCGTCACAGTAATAAAGGAtccattaattaaataaacaaaCACAAAGTGAGGCTTGATTGAAGCCTTGAGTTTGCCCAAGCCACGACAAAAGCCCCATGACGACCTTCCTTCAAGGATTTATACTTTTCATGCAACACCAACAGTAGCATTACTGAATTACTTTACAAAAATAGCTATGCCTCCCACCATTTCTTTATTCATGATATCCACACTCACTGTACCACCACATTATATACACATATACCTTCTTCATTCTAATATTCGTTTCATCATTAAAGTTAGCaattttgtgtatatatatactatttCTTACTAACAAGAAGAACActgaaattttctttttctccatTTTGACGGTGGCAGGCTTATGAATTGTGAGATGGTGATGGTAACTAaagaatatttccttattttcttaATCTCTCCCACACACATACACATTAAAGTGCAAATAAATTATTAGATTTATAACTCCAATGTGGGAGACTTGCTTGCAGTTACTGGAACCATGTGAAGTAAGTTGAACTCCCTAAATCACTTGCAATAAAATCCGAGTTAGAAAATTCAAGTTAGAAAAGACAATTTTCATAAGGtatattacaatttttataaatatatttatttataaactaatttaaatttataatttttttttctcttttaaagatttttaagaaaaaagttGTAAACAAAAGAGTATCAAGATCCGACTACAGCAGAAAAATCAACCAACTACAGACCCTATCTTAACAAAATCCAAAACAACATGTTAGTCTAACCTGACATTTTAAAttaggcaattgcttcctgcatcATATCACTGCACCCAATTTTAACGGAAAAGACGAAGACGAAACTgttctaaaaaaaatttctgaaatatgtgtttcagatttttttttaggaacgaaattttatattacagatttttttatctgaaatggtttttcatttttgttagTCTAACCtgacattttaaattattaaaatatatataattacatgGGCTGTGTCGGCCTTTGACCCATTAGAATTAGGCTGTTTTTTCCTGATCCTAACAAATGTCTTCTTGCACCCATATTTTTGAAGAAGATTATtttaactcttttaaaaattattttcggATTATTATTTTTAGGATATTTTcactatatattatattaatttcaaatttacctgtctggaaataaaaaaaatcattacagACAGATATtctggaatgatttttttttctggaaacATCATTTACTTACGGAATTCTTATTTCAGAAACATTTTTACTTACGCAATCCCTATTCCAGAATCACTCAAATCACCCAAAACTGTGAAAGGATAATTTTGGTATTTAaagaatgtaggggtgcagcCTTAGAATTACTGAGTTAAGCCCGATAGAATGAATACTTTTTGTGTTTTCAGTTACAGGCCATTTACTTCATATTTTCGCCGCCTTCATAAAATTGGGCTTTTGAGAATCATATTATGAAAGTATGAAAAAACTTGGTTGCaactttcaaaaaatttaaaattattctttattctAGAATTAAAATCCAGAATTAAAAATTACTTCAGAATATATTTTGATGTTCTGGAAGTGGAATtccaaaataaaattagaaaatcaaAATTCAATTCCAGAAAAACAATTTGGAATACCAATTCTAGAAACAAAATCTagaaatctatttataaaagaATTCTAGAAACCAGAAAAGTGTCCTGAAATgtaaatccaaatccaaaatcatcaaatagaaatctaaaatgtattttaattcATACCTCTTTTATTTAAGGGCATATTTAATAGTAGATTCAAATTTCGAGTGATATATTGCCAAAAGACTTTGGAAGCTCAATTATACCTACCGTGGTACCCTAATAGATCTTACACCTTCATAGAGAGGTTGGAAAAATCTAAGTTATCCATATTCtagattttttaaaatgcataatttaaaaatatgtttcaaactataaatctaaaatatataattttctgaaaatGTATAGGAGAtttctaaattatgtaatttagaatatatttttaaattaaaaaaaaatattctaaacttctcagatatataattttaaattaaattttaaattattgaataaaaaatatattttggattttacaatctaaatttaaattatataatcaaaaatatatttttgatctgaaaatatattatagatTATATCATTCATAATATagattataatttataagatgatattattttcttattttgaaatttgaaattgatttctaaaatgATTCAACCTAGAATATTTATAACTTATAGAGAATTTAAATTTTTGCTACACCTATTGAAATGCTGAAAAAAAGAAACTATAGAAATAGTAAAGAAACTGTCCGACCAAGATAGTCAATGTAATGGGCCGTACTTAAGCCATCCAATATAAAAGGCTATAGgtaatttcttcctgcaccactatatttttcttcctgcacccgtACATTCttcaaaatattgaaattattcTTTACagttttagatgttttcataaTAGTGATTCCGTAAGTAAAATGTATTTTCGGAATAAAAAATCCAGAAGACAAAAAATATTCTGGAacacatatttttaatttctggATTGATAAATTCAGAATTCATAAAACATGTTTCGAAAAAGATGTTCTggaaatattttggaaaaaacaatctgaaagtcatttttaaaGGGGGCAAAACAGTCTTTTCTGTAAATGATGGGATGCAGGGAGAAATTTGTAGAGGTTCAGGAAGAAGTTGCCAAGGCTTTACGCAACGGAAACCTTTA
The sequence above is a segment of the Phaseolus vulgaris cultivar G19833 chromosome 2, P. vulgaris v2.0, whole genome shotgun sequence genome. Coding sequences within it:
- the LOC137810014 gene encoding transcription factor RAX3, whose product is MGRAPCCDKANVKKGPWSPEEDAKLKAYIEQHGTGGNWIALPQKIGLKRCGKSCRLRWLNYLRPNIKHGGFSEEEDNIICSLYVSIGSRWSIIAAQLPGRTDNDIKNYWNTRLKKKLLGKQRKEQQAQARRVSGNRQKQDVKRETENLIVASELINQVPYWSAEYSSVPMPVTDVSFQHYGLNNQTSLRNLMVNKLEGIRFSNDHQQQQQPYTNACEIPSLPNQVFPTMVNHVAVVSDENNSVTYQPSNVFQGFENFPSDFCELVCVNSQQMDRSMESFNYGMESMDVMSNGGSTNTTSTESTSWGDMSSLVYSPLVSDYEGCRQGNPRDVVAFEECKYFGMPMQ